One Campylobacter showae CSUNSWCD DNA window includes the following coding sequences:
- a CDS encoding heavy-metal-associated domain-containing protein: MNKILSILLLASMAFANQNFVIKVEGMHCPLCTAMVRKALLNVDGVISAKASLHDKTARVETKDGVSEKQLLDAVATTGYTGEIVK; this comes from the coding sequence ATGAATAAAATTCTATCTATTTTACTGCTTGCAAGCATGGCGTTTGCAAATCAAAATTTTGTTATCAAAGTCGAGGGGATGCACTGCCCGCTGTGTACGGCGATGGTGCGAAAAGCCCTGCTAAACGTCGACGGCGTCATCAGCGCCAAGGCTAGCCTGCACGATAAAACCGCCCGCGTCGAGACGAAAGACGGCGTGAGCGAGAAGCAGCTGCTAGATGCGGTGGCTACGACTGGCTACACGGGCGAGATAGTTAAGTAA